From one Malus sylvestris chromosome 1, drMalSylv7.2, whole genome shotgun sequence genomic stretch:
- the LOC126621042 gene encoding vacuolar protein sorting-associated protein 24 homolog 1-like isoform X1, with protein MNKVKSLLKPKPNPSEQLREWQRRLRNECRNMERQIRDIQKEEKAVHKTIREAAKRNDMATAKALAKEIVMSRKVVNRLHENKAQLNSISMHLGESVALARTVGHLSKSTEVMKLVNNLMKAPEMAVTMHEFTKEITKAGVIEEFVDDALDTALDSEDIEEETEEEVERVLSEIAGEMAAQLPEAVRKERTKVAAQRASASQQEEAIAEGADNKEELEALRARLAQVRS; from the exons ATGAACAAAGTCAAGAGCTTGTTGAAGCCGAAACCTAACCCGTCGGAGCAACTCAGAGAATGGCAGCGGCGCCTCCGCAATGAGTGCCGCAACATGGAGCGCCAAATCAGAG ATATacagaaagaagagaaggcTGTACATAAAACTATCAGAGAGGCTGCCAAGAGAAATGACATGGCCACAGCCAAG GCACTTGCAAAGGAAATTGTGATGTCGAGGAAAGTTGTGAATCGGCTTCATGAGAATAAGGCACAACTGAATTCGATATCTATGCACCTTGGAGAAAGTGTTG CACTTGCCCGTACCGTGGGTCATCTGTCAAAAAGTACAGAGGTTATGAAACTTGTCAATAACCTCATGAAAGCTCCAGAAATGGCCGTCACGATGCATGAATTTACCAAAGAAATCACCAAG GCTGGCGTGATTGAGGAATTCGTAGATGATGCTCTTGATACGGCATTAGATTCAGAAGATATAGAAGAGGAAACCGAAGAAGAAGTTGAAAGGGTCCTCAGTGAAATAGCTGGTGAGATGGCTGCACAGCTCCCAGAAGCTGTGCGGAAGGAGAGGACAAAGGTAGCAGCGCAGAGAGCCAGTGCGTCACAACAA GAAGAAGCTATAGCAGAGGGTGCAGACAATAAGGAAGAGTTGGAAGCACTGAGGGCGCGGCTTGCCCAAGTGAGATCGTAA
- the LOC126621042 gene encoding vacuolar protein sorting-associated protein 24 homolog 1-like isoform X2 codes for MSRKVVNRLHENKAQLNSISMHLGESVALARTVGHLSKSTEVMKLVNNLMKAPEMAVTMHEFTKEITKAGVIEEFVDDALDTALDSEDIEEETEEEVERVLSEIAGEMAAQLPEAVRKERTKVAAQRASASQQEEAIAEGADNKEELEALRARLAQVRS; via the exons ATGTCGAGGAAAGTTGTGAATCGGCTTCATGAGAATAAGGCACAACTGAATTCGATATCTATGCACCTTGGAGAAAGTGTTG CACTTGCCCGTACCGTGGGTCATCTGTCAAAAAGTACAGAGGTTATGAAACTTGTCAATAACCTCATGAAAGCTCCAGAAATGGCCGTCACGATGCATGAATTTACCAAAGAAATCACCAAG GCTGGCGTGATTGAGGAATTCGTAGATGATGCTCTTGATACGGCATTAGATTCAGAAGATATAGAAGAGGAAACCGAAGAAGAAGTTGAAAGGGTCCTCAGTGAAATAGCTGGTGAGATGGCTGCACAGCTCCCAGAAGCTGTGCGGAAGGAGAGGACAAAGGTAGCAGCGCAGAGAGCCAGTGCGTCACAACAA GAAGAAGCTATAGCAGAGGGTGCAGACAATAAGGAAGAGTTGGAAGCACTGAGGGCGCGGCTTGCCCAAGTGAGATCGTAA
- the LOC126604580 gene encoding serine carboxypeptidase-like yields MERKNSLLPHLLTFLSLHLLLLLFSPIAAAKLTNPLGLARSSFPSVHAKQLIRAFNLFPEEDINIIDGPDSSTAAVADAPRLVEKPFRLPNLIESGVSVEDLGHHAGYFNIEHSHAAKMFYLFFESRTNKKDPVVIWLTGGPGCSSELAVFYENGPFTIANNLSLVWNEYGWDKASNLLYVDQPIGTGFSYSSDKRDIRHSEDGVSNDLYDFLQAFFAEHPELAKNDFFITGESYAGHYIPAFAARVHKGNKAKEGIHINLKGFAIGNGLTDPAVQYKAYTDFALDNGLITATEYNRINKVLPVCEMAIKLCGTDGTVSCMASYFVCNTIFSSIMAKAGNINYYDIRKKCEGSLCYDFSNMEKFLNQKPVRESLGVGDIEFVSCSSTVYQAMLVDWMRNLEVGIPTLLEDGIQLLVYAGEYDLICNWLGNSRWVHAMEWSGQKQFVTSPEVPFVVDNSEAGVLKNHGPLSFLKVHDAGHMVPMDQPKAALEMLRRWTRGSIAESAGEPEKQVAQM; encoded by the exons ATGGAACGCAAGaattctctcctccctcacctcctcacctttctctctcttcacctCCTCCTCCTACTTTTCTCTCCGATCGCCGCCGCTAAGCTCACGAACCCTCTCGGGCTCGCCAGGTCCAGCTTCCCGTCCGTGCACGCGAAGCAGCTGATCAGAGCCTTCAATCTCTTCCCCGAGGAAGACATCAACATCATCGACGGCCCCGATTCCTCCACCGCCGCCGTCGCCGACGCGCCGAGGCTCGTCGAGAAGCCATTCAGGCTCCCCAACCTCATCGAATCCGGAGTCTCCGTCGAGGACCTCGGCCACCATGCCGGGTACTTCAACATCGAGCATTCTCATGCCGCCAA GATGTTCTATCTCTTCTTCGAGTCTCGCACCAACAAGAAGGACCCTGTTGTTATTTGGTTGACTGGAGGTCCGGGGTGCAGCAGTGAATTGGCTGTATTTTACGAAAATGGTCCGTTCACTATCGCAAATAACTTGTCACTTGTGTGGAACGAGTATGGCTGGGATAAG GCATCTAATCTTCTGTATGTTGACCAGCCTATTGGGACTGGCTTCAGTTATAGTAGTGACAAACGTGACATTCGTCACTCTGAAGATGGTGTTAGTAATGACCTTTATGACTTCTTACAG GCCTTCTTTGCCGAGCACCCTGAGTTGGCAAAGAATGACTTTTTCATAACTGGAGAATCATATGCTGGACACTATATTCCAGCTTTTGCTGCTCGAGTCCACAAAGGAAACAAAGCCAAAGAAGGAATCCATATAAATTTGAAG GGATTTGCCATTGGCAATGGGCTTACTGATCCTGCAGTCCAGTATAAGGCTTACACAGATTTTGCGTTGGACAATGGCTTAATCACAGCAACTGAATATAATCGTATTAACAAAGTGCTTCCAGTTtgtgaaatggctataaagctCTGTG GCACTGATGGTACAGTCTCTTGCATGGCTTCATATTTTGTTTGCAATACCATATTCAGTAGCATCATGGCGAAGGCCGGAAATATAAAT TACTATGACATCAGAAAGAAGTGTGAGGGGAGCCTTTGCTATGACTTCTCAAACATGGAGAAATTCCTGAACCAGAAGCCTGTTAGAGAGTCACTTGGAGTTGGGGACATTGAATTTGTTTCATGCAGCTCTACAGTGTATCAAGCCATGCTGGTGGACTGGATGAGGAACCTTGAAGTGGGCATCCCCACTCTTCTCGAGGACGGAATCCAACTGCTTGTGTATGCAGGAGAATATGATCTAATCTGCAACTGGCTTG GTAACTCAAGATGGGTCCATGCCATGGAATGGTCTGGTCAGAAACAGTTTGTAACTTCTCCGGAAGTTCCTTTTGTTGTCGATAATTCCGAAGCAGGAGTTCTCAAGAACCATGGGCCTCTTAGCTTCCTTAag GTCCATGATGCCGGCCACATGGTTCCAATGGACCAGCCCAAGGCTGCACTGGAGATGTTGAGGAGGTGGACTCGGGGATCAATTGCTGAATCCGCAGGTGAACCAGAAAAACAGGTTGCTCAGATGTGA
- the LOC126605577 gene encoding uncharacterized protein LOC126605577, with protein MAASALAFSLKTSLNNSPLLFIASISSNPLLPPKISTLSSSSSSENYRSHQLKLLKSTPRASSEREGVPGELIEDSKFVPLNADEMIFGPPALLLLGFEVEEAEKIQQFLKQLDGEFLKVIYCTEDMITRSLWDAMNTSQPNLEALKIAKPLPRICFFSGLSGEEMMVFIDSFPESGLEPAIFAALVPNSADKPLAELIEEIVGDHEMLTAKEKENA; from the exons ATGGCAGCTTCTGCTCTTGCTTTCTCTCTGAAAACTTCACTCAACAATTCTCCTCTGCTTTTTATCGCTTCAATTTCCTCAAATCCTCTGCTGCCTCCAAAGATTTCaaccctttcttcttcttcgtcgtcGGAAAATTACAGAAGCCATCAGTTGAAGCTCCTCAAGAGCACCCCAAGAGCCTCTTCTGAAAGAGAAG GAGTTCCTGGTGAGTTGATTGAAGATTCGAAATTCGTTCCTCTAAATGCAGATGAAATGATATTTGGTCCACCT GCTTTGTTATTGTTGGGGTTTGAAGTGGAGGAAGCTGAGAAG ATCCAACAGTTTTTGAAACAGCTAGACGGAGAATTCCTCAAG GTTATTTATTGTACTGAAGACATGATTACTCGTTCACTTTGGGACGCGATGAATACAAGCCAGCCGAATTTGGAAGCATTAAAG ATTGCTAAGCCGCTGCCACGAATCTGTTTCTTCTCTGGTCTCAGTGGGGAGGAGATGATGGTGTTCATTGATTCTTTCCCGGAATCAG GACTCGAACCAGCCATTTTTGCAGCTCTTGTTCCCAACAGTGCCGATAAACCACTGGCGGAGTTGATAGAAGAGATCGTGGGGGACCATGAAATGCTA ACTgcgaaagaaaaggaaaatgcaTAG
- the LOC126604676 gene encoding U11/U12 small nuclear ribonucleoprotein 31 kDa protein, whose product MAEKRRKKKNSSDEDEDDTFYYRYATSAPQTQKPKNQKPVSTSGSGSLAPSKSTLYVSNLDYSLTNSDLHTLFSHFGKIARVTVLKNRETRQSRGVAFVQFVSRTDASTAASEMHGKILNGRKLSASIAADNGRATEFIRKREYKDKSRCYECGEEGHLSYECPKNQLGPRERPPPKRVKRGGGGSGNGGRAAPVDEEEYDSGGEKFEDDNWASVVDDGADLRLRLAAEEAEEKKSKKVAKKPGYFSDESDNDDED is encoded by the coding sequence ATGGcggagaagaggaggaagaagaagaacagcaGCGACGAGGACGAAGACGACACCTTCTACTACCGCTACGCCACCTCCGCCCcacaaacccaaaaacccaaaaaccaaaaaccggTAAGTACGTCCGGCTCAGGAAGCCTAGCACCATCGAAATCGACCCTCTACGTCTCCAACCTCGACTACTCCCTCACCAATTCGGACCTCCACACCCTCTTCTCCCACTTCGGCAAGATCGCCAGAGTCACCGTCCTCAAGAATCGCGAGACCCGCCAGAGCCGCGGCGTCGCCTTCGTCCAATTCGTGTCCCGCACCGATGCTTCCACGGCGGCGAGTGAGATGCACGGGAAGATACTTAACGGGAGAAAGTTATCCGCCTCCATCGCCGCTGATAATGGCCGGGCCACCGAGTTCATTCGGAAGAGGGAGTACAAGGACAAGAGCCGATGCTATGAGTGCGGCGAGGAGGGGCACTTGTCGTACGAGTGCCCGAAGAACCAGCTGGGGCCCAGGGAGCGGCCGCCGCCGAAGCGGGTGAAGAGAGGTGGCGGTGGTAGCGGTAATGGCGGCAGGGCGGCACCTGTGGACGAGGAGGAGTATGATAGTGGTGGTGAgaagtttgaggatgataattGGGCGTCGGTGGTGGATGATGGGGCTGATCTGAGGTTGCGGTTGGCGGCGGAGGAGGCGGAGGAGAAGAAGAGTAAAAAGGTTGCAAAGAAACCTGGTTACTTTAGTGATGAGAGTGACAACGATGATGAAGATTGA
- the LOC126620959 gene encoding uncharacterized protein LOC126620959 produces the protein MHEFSTADGFMEITEGLGEMISNVANEPSVGLFYIQQHVQNAAPNLVSLRSNVVEKARQTALHTEDSEDSIATVRSMKECGVPVADEMIKDIKKSLALMSTKKPKRGVIHKQTSGFQMGRTSSWKPTSWVRNPSDAQQDTERGYFSTVIKSARQKASGFKWPQRDPEELTQTYYSNPSLSVASASTSSSMPDVEAEELPLSSPVADEPQEEQADESLSTPHLLPMAENYDEFKADRENKLKEWLEGAGNLDNRRGTSDASRF, from the coding sequence ATGCATGAATTCTCCACCGCGGATGGCTTTATGGAGATAACTGAAGGCTTGGGAGAGATGATAAGCAACGTTGCAAACGAACCGTCAGTAGGGCTTTTTTATATTCAGCAGCACGTACAAAATGCAGCGCCCAATCTCGTTAGTCTTAGAAGTAATGTTGTGGAAAAGGCTCGTCAAACAGCTTTGCACACTGAGGATTCAGAGGATTCCATAGCTACGGTGAGATCAATGAAAGAATGTGGGGTCCCCGTTGCCGATGAGATGATTAAAGATATAAAGAAATCTCTAGCGCTTATGTCAACAAAGAAGCCGAAGAGAGGTGTAATCCATAAGCAAACATCAGGTTTTCAGATGGGAAGAACAAGCTCTTGGAAGCCAACAAGTTGGGTCCGTAACCCAAGCGATGCCCAACAGGATACCGAAAGAGGTTATTTTTCTACCGTAATCAAATCTGCCAGACAAAAAGCAAGTGGTTTCAAGTGGCCGCAACGTGATCCTGAAGAATTAACACAGACCTATTATTCTAACCCATCACTATCGGTTGCTTCTGCAAGCACCAGTTCATCTATGCCGGATGTGGAAGCTGAGGAGTTGCCCTTGTCGAGTCCTGTTGCTGACGAACCACAAGAAGAACAAGCTGATGAGAGCTTGTCGACTCCTCATTTATTACCAATGGCAGAAAACTATGATGAATTCAAGGCTGACAGAGAAAATAAACTAAAGGAGTGGTTGGAAGGAGCCGGTAACCTAGATAATCGCAGAGGAACAAGCGATGCGTCAAGATTTTAG
- the LOC126620946 gene encoding protein FLOWERING LOCUS D isoform X2, giving the protein MDPPNEFPDDFSSFPPIPFALFVPPENPIPNPNSIAGPIPNTVANPSSAHLLSFSVPKKRRRGRPHRVATSFQLPPIPNGALIGNGNGLASSSSLISAHSSRHNVGNPSSSARMVPDISDEIIVINKDSTAEALIALSAGFPADSLTEEEIDFGVIRVIGGIEQVNYILIRNHIIARWRENVSNWVTKEMFVDSIPKHCHSLLDSTYKYLVSHGYINFGVAPAIKEKIPAEPSKPHVIVIGAGLAGLAAARQMMRFGFKVTVLEGRKRAGGRVYTKKMEGGNRVSAAADLGGSVLTGTLGNPLGIVARQLGDMLHKVRDKCPLYSLDGKPVDPDMDMKVEAAFNRLLDKASTLRQLMGGVSVDVSLGAALETFWDAVNAEETNLFNWHLANLEYANAGLISKLSLAFWDQDDPYDMGGDHCFLPGGNGRLVQALAENVPILYERVVNTIRYGSDGVQVIAGNQVFKGDMALCTVPLGVLKSGSIKFNPELPQRKLDGIKRLGFGLLNKVAMLFPHVFWGTDLETFGHLSDDPSRRGEFFLFYSYATVAGGPLLIALVAGEAAHKFETMPPTDAVTRVIQILKGIYEPQGITVPEPIQTICTRWGSDPFSLGSYSNVAVGASGDDYDILAESVGDGRLFFAGEATNRRYPATMHGAFLSGLREAANMAHYANARALRIKINRNPSKNAHSCASVLADLFREPDLEFGSFSVIFGRRNADPKSTAVLRVTFNEPRKKSHDSSNPDQPHSNKLLFQQLQSHFNQQQQLHVYTLLSRQQALDLREVRGGDEMRLNYLCENLGVKLVGRKGLGPTADSVIALIKAERGNRKPASTSLALKSGTSKLKAGNLKKKFVRAKIMRTGNGSAPSANSNLVNGKVSDETTTSQAPSNTLGPGQNDSDMLKND; this is encoded by the exons ATGGATCCACCAAACGAATTCCCCGATGATTTTTCTTCCTTCCCTCCGATCCCCTTCGCCCTTTTTGTGCCCCCAGAAAACCcaatccctaaccctaattcaATCGCAGGGCCGATCCCAAACACTGTCGCAAACCCTAGCTCCGCCCATCTTCTTTCCTTCTCGGTCCCCAAGAAACGAAGACGAGGCAGGCCTCATCGCGTCGCGACGTCGTTTCAGCTGCCTCCGATTCCTAACGGCGCTTTGATCGGTAATGGTAACGGTCTTGCTTCTTCTTCTAGTTTAATTTCAGCTCATTCGTCTAGACACAATGTAGGGAACCCTAGTTCTTCGGCAAGAATGGTGCCTGATATCTCCGATGAGATCATTGTGATCAATAAGGATTCCACGGCCGAGGCGCTTATCGCGCTCTCGGCTGGTTTTCCTGCTGATTCCCTCACTGAAGAGGAAATCGATTTTGGGGTAATTCGAGTTATTGGGGGAATAGAGCAGGTCAATTACATTCTCATTAGAAACCATATAATTGCTAGATGGCGCGAAAATGTGTCGAATTGGGTCACTAAAGAGATGTTTGTTGATTCTATACCGAAGCATTGCCATTCCCTTTTGGACTCTACTTACAAGTATCTAGTTTCACATGGATATATTAACTTCGGGGTTGCACCGGCTATCAAAGAGAAGATTCCGGCTGAACCCAGTAAACCACATgtgattgtgattggtgctggGCTCGCTGGTCTGGCTGCTGCCAGGCAAATGATGCGTTTTGGGTTTAAAGTGACTGTTCTAGAAGGCAGGAAGCGTGCGGGTGGACGGGTTTATACAAAGAAAATGGAGGGAGGAAATCGGGTAAGTGCAGCTGCAGATTTAGGTGGAAGTGTTTTAACTGGCACATTAGGGAACCCACTCGGCATTGTTGCACGCCAATTGGGTGACATGCTTCATAAAGTGAGAGACAAGTGCCCGCTTTATAGTTTAGATGGGAAGCCTGTAGATCCTGATATGGATATGAAGGTGGAAGCAGCTTTTAACCGTCTGTTAGATAAGGCAAGTACCCTTAGGCAGTTAATGGGGGGTGTTTCAGTTGATGTGTCTCTTGGTGCAGCACTGGAAACATTCTGGGATGCAGTGAATGCTGAGGAGACGAACTTGTTTAATTGGCATCTTGCAAATTTGGAATATGCAAATGCAGGGTTAATATCTAAATTGTCACTTGCATTTTGGGACCAAGATGATCCATATGATATGGGAGGGGACCATTGCTTCTTGCCTGGAGGTAATGGAAGGCTGGTGCAGGCTTTGGCAGAGAATGTGCCGATTTTATATGAGAGAGTGGTGAATACCATTAGGTATGGTAGTGACGGAGTGCAGGTTATTGCTGGCAACCAGGTTTTTAAGGGTGATATGGCTTTGTGCACTGTTCCACTTGGGGTTTTGAAGAGTGGGTCCATCAAGTTTAATCCAGAGTTGCCTCAGAGGAAGCTTGATGGAATAAAGAGGTTGGGGTTCGGACTGTTGAATAAGGTTGCAATGCTTTTTCCTCATGTGTTTTGGGGCACAGATCTTGAGACCTTTGGCCACCTTTCAGATGATCCAAGCCGTCGTGGGGAGTTCTTCCTGTTTTACAGCTATGCAACAGTTGCTGGCGGTCCCCTTTTGATTGCTTTAGTAGCAGGTGAAGCTGCACATAAGTTTGAGACCATGCCCCCTACAGATGCTGTGACCCGGGTTATTCAGATTCTCAAGG GTATTTATGAACCACAAGGAATTACTGTCCCAGAACCCATCCAAACAATCTGTACTAGATGGGGAAGTGATCCCTTCAGCCTAGGCTCTTATTCTAATGTAGCAGTAGGGGCATCAGGAGATGATTATGATATTTTAGCAGAAAGTGTAGGAGATGGACGACTTTTCTTTGCAGGTGAGGCTACCAATCGGAGATATCCTGCAACCATGCATGGTGCTTTTCTCAGTGGGCTCAGAGAAGCCGCCAATATGGCTCACTATGCTAATGCTCGAGCCCTGAGGATAAAAATTAACAGGAACCCATCAAAGAACGCCCATTCTTGTGCTTCTGTCCTTGCAGATTTATTTAGGGAGCCTGATTTAGAATTTGGGAGTTTTTCTGTTATTTTTGGTCGAAGGAATGCTGATCCTAAGTCGACGGCAGTTTTAAGAGTGACATTTAATGAGCCTCGAAAGAAGAGTCATGACAGTTCAAACCCTGATCAGCCGCATTCAAATAAGTTACTTTTTCAACAGCTTCAGTCACATTTCAATCAGCAACAGCAACTTCATGTTTACACTTTGTTATCTAGGCAGCAGGCTCTTGACCTCAGAGAGGTGCGAGGGGGTGATGAGATGAGGTTAAATTACCTTTGTGAAAATCTGGGGGTGAAGCTGGTGGGGAGAAAAGGATTGGGGCCTACTGCTGATTCTGTAATTGCCTTAATAAAAGCTGAGAGGGGTAATCGCAAACCTGCTTCAACTTCATTGGCTTTAAAGTCTG GGACATCAAAGCTGAAAGctggcaatttgaaaaaaaaatttgtcag GGCCAAAATAATGCGCACTGGTAATGGGTCAGCCCCTTCTGCTAATTCAAACTTGGTTAATGGTAAAGTGTCAGACGAAACTACCACAAGTCAGGCTCCCTCCAACACACTTGGTCCAG GGCAAAACGATTCTGACATGTTGAAGAATGACTAG
- the LOC126620946 gene encoding protein FLOWERING LOCUS D isoform X1 has translation MDPPNEFPDDFSSFPPIPFALFVPPENPIPNPNSIAGPIPNTVANPSSAHLLSFSVPKKRRRGRPHRVATSFQLPPIPNGALIGNGNGLASSSSLISAHSSRHNVGNPSSSARMVPDISDEIIVINKDSTAEALIALSAGFPADSLTEEEIDFGVIRVIGGIEQVNYILIRNHIIARWRENVSNWVTKEMFVDSIPKHCHSLLDSTYKYLVSHGYINFGVAPAIKEKIPAEPSKPHVIVIGAGLAGLAAARQMMRFGFKVTVLEGRKRAGGRVYTKKMEGGNRVSAAADLGGSVLTGTLGNPLGIVARQLGDMLHKVRDKCPLYSLDGKPVDPDMDMKVEAAFNRLLDKASTLRQLMGGVSVDVSLGAALETFWDAVNAEETNLFNWHLANLEYANAGLISKLSLAFWDQDDPYDMGGDHCFLPGGNGRLVQALAENVPILYERVVNTIRYGSDGVQVIAGNQVFKGDMALCTVPLGVLKSGSIKFNPELPQRKLDGIKRLGFGLLNKVAMLFPHVFWGTDLETFGHLSDDPSRRGEFFLFYSYATVAGGPLLIALVAGEAAHKFETMPPTDAVTRVIQILKGIYEPQGITVPEPIQTICTRWGSDPFSLGSYSNVAVGASGDDYDILAESVGDGRLFFAGEATNRRYPATMHGAFLSGLREAANMAHYANARALRIKINRNPSKNAHSCASVLADLFREPDLEFGSFSVIFGRRNADPKSTAVLRVTFNEPRKKSHDSSNPDQPHSNKLLFQQLQSHFNQQQQLHVYTLLSRQQALDLREVRGGDEMRLNYLCENLGVKLVGRKGLGPTADSVIALIKAERGNRKPASTSLALKSGTSKLKAGNLKKKFVRRAKIMRTGNGSAPSANSNLVNGKVSDETTTSQAPSNTLGPGQNDSDMLKND, from the exons ATGGATCCACCAAACGAATTCCCCGATGATTTTTCTTCCTTCCCTCCGATCCCCTTCGCCCTTTTTGTGCCCCCAGAAAACCcaatccctaaccctaattcaATCGCAGGGCCGATCCCAAACACTGTCGCAAACCCTAGCTCCGCCCATCTTCTTTCCTTCTCGGTCCCCAAGAAACGAAGACGAGGCAGGCCTCATCGCGTCGCGACGTCGTTTCAGCTGCCTCCGATTCCTAACGGCGCTTTGATCGGTAATGGTAACGGTCTTGCTTCTTCTTCTAGTTTAATTTCAGCTCATTCGTCTAGACACAATGTAGGGAACCCTAGTTCTTCGGCAAGAATGGTGCCTGATATCTCCGATGAGATCATTGTGATCAATAAGGATTCCACGGCCGAGGCGCTTATCGCGCTCTCGGCTGGTTTTCCTGCTGATTCCCTCACTGAAGAGGAAATCGATTTTGGGGTAATTCGAGTTATTGGGGGAATAGAGCAGGTCAATTACATTCTCATTAGAAACCATATAATTGCTAGATGGCGCGAAAATGTGTCGAATTGGGTCACTAAAGAGATGTTTGTTGATTCTATACCGAAGCATTGCCATTCCCTTTTGGACTCTACTTACAAGTATCTAGTTTCACATGGATATATTAACTTCGGGGTTGCACCGGCTATCAAAGAGAAGATTCCGGCTGAACCCAGTAAACCACATgtgattgtgattggtgctggGCTCGCTGGTCTGGCTGCTGCCAGGCAAATGATGCGTTTTGGGTTTAAAGTGACTGTTCTAGAAGGCAGGAAGCGTGCGGGTGGACGGGTTTATACAAAGAAAATGGAGGGAGGAAATCGGGTAAGTGCAGCTGCAGATTTAGGTGGAAGTGTTTTAACTGGCACATTAGGGAACCCACTCGGCATTGTTGCACGCCAATTGGGTGACATGCTTCATAAAGTGAGAGACAAGTGCCCGCTTTATAGTTTAGATGGGAAGCCTGTAGATCCTGATATGGATATGAAGGTGGAAGCAGCTTTTAACCGTCTGTTAGATAAGGCAAGTACCCTTAGGCAGTTAATGGGGGGTGTTTCAGTTGATGTGTCTCTTGGTGCAGCACTGGAAACATTCTGGGATGCAGTGAATGCTGAGGAGACGAACTTGTTTAATTGGCATCTTGCAAATTTGGAATATGCAAATGCAGGGTTAATATCTAAATTGTCACTTGCATTTTGGGACCAAGATGATCCATATGATATGGGAGGGGACCATTGCTTCTTGCCTGGAGGTAATGGAAGGCTGGTGCAGGCTTTGGCAGAGAATGTGCCGATTTTATATGAGAGAGTGGTGAATACCATTAGGTATGGTAGTGACGGAGTGCAGGTTATTGCTGGCAACCAGGTTTTTAAGGGTGATATGGCTTTGTGCACTGTTCCACTTGGGGTTTTGAAGAGTGGGTCCATCAAGTTTAATCCAGAGTTGCCTCAGAGGAAGCTTGATGGAATAAAGAGGTTGGGGTTCGGACTGTTGAATAAGGTTGCAATGCTTTTTCCTCATGTGTTTTGGGGCACAGATCTTGAGACCTTTGGCCACCTTTCAGATGATCCAAGCCGTCGTGGGGAGTTCTTCCTGTTTTACAGCTATGCAACAGTTGCTGGCGGTCCCCTTTTGATTGCTTTAGTAGCAGGTGAAGCTGCACATAAGTTTGAGACCATGCCCCCTACAGATGCTGTGACCCGGGTTATTCAGATTCTCAAGG GTATTTATGAACCACAAGGAATTACTGTCCCAGAACCCATCCAAACAATCTGTACTAGATGGGGAAGTGATCCCTTCAGCCTAGGCTCTTATTCTAATGTAGCAGTAGGGGCATCAGGAGATGATTATGATATTTTAGCAGAAAGTGTAGGAGATGGACGACTTTTCTTTGCAGGTGAGGCTACCAATCGGAGATATCCTGCAACCATGCATGGTGCTTTTCTCAGTGGGCTCAGAGAAGCCGCCAATATGGCTCACTATGCTAATGCTCGAGCCCTGAGGATAAAAATTAACAGGAACCCATCAAAGAACGCCCATTCTTGTGCTTCTGTCCTTGCAGATTTATTTAGGGAGCCTGATTTAGAATTTGGGAGTTTTTCTGTTATTTTTGGTCGAAGGAATGCTGATCCTAAGTCGACGGCAGTTTTAAGAGTGACATTTAATGAGCCTCGAAAGAAGAGTCATGACAGTTCAAACCCTGATCAGCCGCATTCAAATAAGTTACTTTTTCAACAGCTTCAGTCACATTTCAATCAGCAACAGCAACTTCATGTTTACACTTTGTTATCTAGGCAGCAGGCTCTTGACCTCAGAGAGGTGCGAGGGGGTGATGAGATGAGGTTAAATTACCTTTGTGAAAATCTGGGGGTGAAGCTGGTGGGGAGAAAAGGATTGGGGCCTACTGCTGATTCTGTAATTGCCTTAATAAAAGCTGAGAGGGGTAATCGCAAACCTGCTTCAACTTCATTGGCTTTAAAGTCTG GGACATCAAAGCTGAAAGctggcaatttgaaaaaaaaatttgtcag AAGGGCCAAAATAATGCGCACTGGTAATGGGTCAGCCCCTTCTGCTAATTCAAACTTGGTTAATGGTAAAGTGTCAGACGAAACTACCACAAGTCAGGCTCCCTCCAACACACTTGGTCCAG GGCAAAACGATTCTGACATGTTGAAGAATGACTAG